The Microbacterium sp. SORGH_AS_0862 region CGGCGATCAGCTGACGTGTGTGCTGGGTGATGAGCGCGGGCGAGACCCCGAGTTCTCGCGCGAGATCGGCGCGGGAGGTGGGACCGCTGCCGCCGATGAAGGCGAGCACAGCCGAGCGGGTGACGTCGGCGCGGGCAGAGGATGACGGCAAGAGAACCCCTTTGTTCAGGTCTGAACGAACTCTAGAGCGGATGTGCATGCGCCGTCAACTCGATTCCTTGCGGCAGCTTCCGCCGACAGTGTTGGCCACGCCGATGCATACATGCTCTTGACCTCGGGGGCATAGGTGGTCCATATTTTCCACTAAATACAGGCCTGAACAAAGGGGTTCCTATGTCTGACGCTGCCCGCACGATGCGGCTGCTCGCGACTGCCCGCACCGTGCTGCATGCGGCACCGCGCCGCGCGATCGTGCTCGCCGCCGGGCTCGTGGCTGCCCTCGTCGTCGCCCTGCTCACGGCCGCTCCGGCGCACGCCAACACGCTCAACGGTGTGTGGCATGACCCGTACGGCGACGATGAGCTGTACGCCTCGCAGCCGACCGAGCGCTCCCCACGCGATCCGATGGCGGGTGAGAACGTCACCGTCCGGGCGACGACCTGGCCGATCGCCTCGGGCCAGTCGGTCTGGGTCACGTGGACCGTCAACGGCGTCGCGCAGACCCCGCGCGGCGCGAGCTACGACTACAACTCCGGCAACAACACCTACTGGAAGGTCGATCTCGGATCCTTCTCGCGCGGCGACGACGTGCAGTACACCGTCCACGCCGACGTGAACGGCGGCGGGCAGCGCGACATCGGCCCCTTCACGTTCGCGACCACCTCGTGGAGCACCGTGACCGACGTGACCGACGTGATCGACAACGGCACGTCGGTGGACATCGTCACGGGCGACAGCGCGGGAGATTTCACCCCCAAGGTGCGCTTCGCCTTCCCCCGTCCCGACGGCTACGACGTGCAGATCGCCCCGACCGGCTCGGGGCTGAGTCTCAGCGGACCTACCGGATACACGCTCACCGACGGCGCCTCGCAGGTGACGATCGCCACGAGCGAACTGGTGCTCAAGATCGACAAGAGCCCCTACCGGCTCTCGGTGTACAAGGGCGATGGCACGACGCTCATCACCCGCCAGTACGACCCGGCGCAGTTCCGCAACATCGGCTGGGCCAGTGACGGCAGCTCGACCGTGACGAAGATCGAAGACCATTACCTGACGCCCGCCGGCGAGCGGTTCGAGGGCTTCGGCGAGCGTTACGACCGGCTCGATCACCGCGGCACCGACGTGCACAACTACGTCTACAACCAGTACCAGGACCAGGGTGCGACCCGGCGCACGTACTACTCGGTGCCCTTCTTCGCGAACTCCGCCGGCTACGGCGTGCACATCCCGAGCACCCGCTACGCGATCTTCAACCTCGCCACCCACCGTTCCGACATGGCCGGGTTCACCGTCGACACCGGCGGCGCACTGGACTCCACGCTCACGTACCAGTTCTTCGCGGGCGATCAGGCGGCGATCCTCGACGACTACACCGCCGTGACCGGGCGTCCGCTGCTGCCCCCGAAGTGGGCGTTCGGCCTCTGGGCATCGGCCAACGAATGGAACACGCAGGCCGAGGTCGACGCGTGGCTCGACCAGGTCGACACCTCCGGCATCCCGCACAGCGTGCTCGTCCTCGAGCAGTGGAGCGACGAGGCGACCTTCTACCTGTGGAAGGACGCGCAGTACACGCCGACGGCGGGGAGCAGCTCGCTCGACTATGCCGATCTGACCTTCCCCGCCGGAGGCGCGTGGAGTGATCCGAAGCAGATGATCCAGGACGCGCACGACCAGAACGTCAAGGTGATCCTGTGGCAGATCCCGGTGCTCAAGGAGAACTTCTCCTCGAACCCGTCGACCGCCCCGCAGCAGCATCTCAATGACAAGTCGTACGCCGAGGCGCAGAACTTCCTCGTGAAGGACGGTGCCGGCGAGCCCTACCGGATCCCGACCGGTCAGTGGTTCGGCGACAGCACCGTGCCGGACTTCACGAGCACCGCGGCGACGAGCTGGTGGATGAGCAAACGCCAGTACCTGCTCGACGACCTCGGCGTCGACGGCTTCAAGACCGACGGCAGCGAAGCGCTCTTCGGACGCGACCTGCAGGTGGCCGACGGACGTCGCGGCGACGAGATGCACAACGCGTACCCCAACGAGTACACGCGCGCCTACAACGACTACGTCCAGGCGAAGACTAACGGCGACGGCACGATCTTCAGCCGCGCGGGTACGTCCGGCGGCCAGAGCCAGTCCATCTTCTGGGCCGGCGACCAGGCCTCGACGTTCGGCGCCTTCCAGGAGGCGGTCCGCGCGGGCCAGAGCGCGGGACAGTCGGGCGTGCCCTTCTGGGCGTGGGACCTCGCGGGCTTCACCGGGTCGTTCCCGAGTTCCGAGCTGTACCTCCGCTCGACGTCGCAGGCGGCGTTCTCGCCGATCATGCAGTACCACTCCGAGAAGGCCGACCCCAGCCCGTCCGAGGCGCGCACGCCGTGGAACGTGCAGGCGCGCACGGGCGACACGAGCGTGGTGTCCACGTTCGCGAAGTTCGCGAACGTGCGGATGAACCTCGTGCCGTACCTCTACACGGAGGCGGACGACAGCGCCACGACCGGGGTACCGATGATGCGAGCGATGAGCCTCGCGTTCCCCGGTGACGCCGCGGCCGCCGCCTACGACCAGCAGTACCTCTTCGGTTCGCAGCTGCTCGTGGCTCCCATCACGACGCAGGGCCAGACCACGAAGGACGTCTACCTGCCCGCGGGCGAGTGGTACGACTTCTGGAACGGCGGACGCGCGATCGGCGACGGCGTGAAGCAGTACTACGCCGGCACGGACAGCATCCCGGTGTACGCCAAGGCGGGGGCGGTCGTGCCGCTCAACCTCAACGACGCGTACCAGCTGGGTGGGACCATCGGCAACGACGTCGACACCTACGACAACCTCACCTTCCGCATCTACCCGGCAGAGTCGAGCACCTACGACTACTTCGAGGATTCGGCTGACGCCCACCGCGCCATCTCGGTCACCGCCGACCGTGTGGCACGCACCGTGTCGGTCTCGGCGCCGCCGCTGACCACCGCGGCGACGTACCAGGTGTCGGGGACGAAGCCCTCCGGCGTCACCGTGGCCGGCTCCGCGGTCTCCGAGGTCGCCTCGGTTTCGGCGCTCGCGTCGGCGAGCACCGGGTGGTTCTGGGATTCGGTGCAGCAGCTGACCTACGTCAAGGTGGGCGCGAGCACCTCGACCCGCGCGATCGTCCTGAGCGGCGTCGACAAGGCCGCCTATGAGGCTGAGTTCGCAGCGCACACCGCCGTCAGCACCAACACCGATCACCCCGGCTACACCGGCGTCGGCTTCGTGGACGGCTTCTCGGACAGCGGCGACGCCGTGGAGTTCGACGTGTGGGCCGAGGCGAACGGGACGCACCAGCTGCGCTTCCGCTACGGCAACGGCGTGACGACGTCGGCCGTGCGCACCATCCGCGTCGACGGCACGTCCGTCGGCACCCTCACCCTGCCTTCGACCGGATCGTGGGACACCTGGGGCACCGCGTCGATCGGCGCGCCCCTGACTCCCGGCCGGCACACCGTGCGCATCGAGTACGCGAGCGGCGGCGCGGGCGGCATCAACCTCGACAACCTCGTGCTCGCACGCTGAGCCGGATCCCACGGAGGACACGCATGAAGACCCTGACCCTGCGACGACGCGTCGCGAGCGTCGCGATCGCGGCGGTCGCCGCGGCATCGCTCACCGCCATCAGCGGCTGGGCGGATGCCGAGCCCGCCGCCGCCGCGCCGCTGGGCGTGCAACGCGCCCAGTTCACCTCGGGCTCGAGCTATCTCGTCGTCGAGGTGCTGGACGACGATCTGGTGCATTTCGAGCTCGCCGGGGCCGGCACCGCGCCCGGAACGACGAATCCGCTGTTCACCACGCCACAGGTCGCGAAGACCGACTACGCGGGTCCGAACACCTACTCGCGCAGCGGCGGGACGATCCAGACTGCGGGACTGCGGCTCGAGGTCGACACCTCGACGCTGTGCGTCACCTCGACGGACATCACGCGCACGCCCGACCTGGTGCTGCAGACCACGTGTCCGGTCGATCTCACACAAGCCTGGAAGGGCCTGAACATCACCAAGTCGTCGATGGAGAACGCGTACGGGCTCGGCCAGCAGTTCTTCACCGGCGCGAGCGCCGACGGCGACTGGGTGGGGCGCGTCCGCTCCCCCGGCGGCACGTACGGCAACGCGATGGTCTACGACGCCGAGAACGGGCCCGTCGGCAACACGCAGATCCCGGTGCTGTTCGCGGTCGGCGACGACAACGCCAATTACGGCCTGTTCGTCGACCAGCTCTACAAGCAGGAGTGGAACCTCACCGGCGACCCGTGGACGATGCGCACGTGGGGCGACCAGGTGCGCTGGTACCTCATGTCGGGCCCCGACCTGCCCGACCTGCGCCAGGACTACATGGAGCTGACCGGCACCCCGCCCGTGCCGCCCAAGAAGGCGTTCGGCCTGTGGGTGTCCGAGTTCGGATACGACGACTGGTCGGAGCTGGACAGCACTCTCGCGGGGCTCCGCGCCGCGGACTTCCCCGTCGACGGGGCGATGCTCGACGTGCAGTGGTTCGGCGGTGTGACGGCCGACTCCGATGACACCCGCATGGGCACGCTGGATTGGGACACCTCGAAGTTCCCGAACCCCGCGGCCAAGATCGCCTCGCTCAAGGCCGACGGCGTCGGGATCATCCCGATCGAGGAGTCCTATGTGGGCAAGAATCTCCCCGAGCACGCCGACATGGCGGCGGACGGCTACCTCGTCCGGGCCGGATGCTCCACGTGCGCCCCGGCCTACCTCACCGGCAACCCGTGGTGGGGCAAGGGCGGCATGATCGACTGGACGCAGCCTGCGGCCGGCGCCGCGTGGCACGACGAGCAGCGCCAGCACCTCGTCGACGAAGGCGTCATGGGCCACTGGCTCGACCTCGGCGAACCCGAGATGTACGACGCGAACGACTGGACCGCGGGGGTCCTCCCCGGCAAGCACGCGCACGCCGACTACCACAACGCCTACAACCTGCTCTGGGCGCAGAGCATCGCCGACGGGTACGAGCGCAACGATGAGACGGCACGTCCGTTCCTGCTCTCGCGCGCGGCGGCCGGCGGCATCCAGCGCTTCGGCACGGCGATGTGGTCGGCCGACATCGGCTCGACGATGAAGGCGCTCGCCTCGCAGCAGAACACGCAGATGCACATGTCGATGTCGGGCATCGACTACTACGGGTCGGATGTGGGCGGCTTCCGCCGCGAGATGCTCGATGCGAACGCCGACGAGCTGTACACGCAGTGGTTCGCCGACAGCGCCTGGTTCGACACACCGTTGCGCCCGCACACCGAGAACCTCTGCAACTGCCTGGAGACGACCCCCGACGCGATCGGCGACGTCGCCAGCAACCGGGCCAACCTGGTGCGCCGCTACGAGAACGCCCCGTACACGTACTCGCTCGCGCACCGCGCGAACCTCTACGGAGAACCGGTCGCCCCGCCGCTCGTGTACTACTACCAGAACGACGACAACGTCCGTGAGATGGGCCACCAGAAGATGCTCGGGCGTGATCTGATGGTCGCAATCGTGGCGGGCTCGGACGAGCGCGAGCGCGACGTGTACCTCCCGGCGGGCGAGTGGATCGACATCCACACGAACGAGCGGATCGTCAGCACGGGCCAGTGGATCGCCGACGTGCCCCTGTGGCGCAACGGGGTCTTCACGCTCCCCGCCTACGCCCGTGCGGGCGCCATCATCCCGCAGGCGTTCGTCGACGCGGAGACGAAGGACATCACGGGTCTGCGCGCTGACACTGTCGTCCACGACGAGCAGATCACCACGGTGTACGCGAGCGACGCGGCATCGACCTTCACGCTGTACGAGGACGACGGCGCGAGCACCGCGTACGAGAGCGGCGCCGTGCGCACGACACCGATCAGCCAGTCGATGTCCGGCGGCGTCGCCACAGTCACGGTGGGCGCCGCATCGGGAACCTACGCGGGCGCGCCGTCGTCGCGCCCGACGGTCGTCAAGCTCGTCACGGACGGCACCCAGGCCGCATCCGTCACGCTGGGCGGCAGCACGCTCACCGAGTACGCGAACAAGGCCGCATTCGACGCCGCCAGCAGCGGCTGGTACAACGCGGGCGGCAGCACGGTGATCGCGAAGGCGGCGAGCAGTTCGGTCACATCGGACAAGACGTTCGCGTTCACGCTCGGCGAGGAGGCCGTGTGGGCGACGTTCGCGTGCGAGTTCGCGACGACGACCTTCGGCCAGTCGGTCTACGTCGTGGGCAACATCCCGCAGCTGGGCAACTGGTCGCCCGCGAGCGCGATCAAGCTCACCCCGAGCGCGTATCCGACCTGGACGGGCGTGATCGGCGACCTCCCGCCGTCGAGCGCGATCGAGTGGAAGTGCATCAAGCGTCAGGAAGCCGGCAATCCGAACACCGCGGATGCCTGGGAACCCGGCGGCAACAACGTCCTGAACACGCCACCGTACGGCTCGGCGGGAATCACGACCGGCGCGTTCTGACGTTCGTCCCCGACAGCGAGGCTGCATCAGCAGCCTTGCGGTCGAGGGGCGTTTGGGGCGGGACGCACCGAGGAATCGAACACGACGCCGCAGCCGTCTGCTGGGGCCGCGCGGAGCATCGCAGCTAGGGACCCGCCTGGATTGTCCACTCGCGACGAGCTGCAGCCCCGTCGCCTATAAGGTCAACGTATTCCACCGCCCCGCAGGAAGGAACGGGTCGTCGTCCGCGTCAGCGGATTTGAGCTCCGTCGGGCAGATCGGTCGATCGTGTGAGTTCCGACCAGGCATCGATCTCTGCCGCGACTGCTTCACGTCCGGCCGACACGAGACGGAGCGCGTCCGATCCAAGGAGCAGATGCGCCGGCGGGTTCGTACTCTCGATCACGGTGAGGACGGCCGCGGCGGCCTTGGCCGGGTCGCCAAGCTGGTTCCCGTTCGCGGCCTCTCGATTTGCTCGGATCGGGTCCATCAGCTCGTCGTAGTCCGCAATGGATCGCTCTGTGCGCACCATTGATCGGCCAGCCCAATCGGTGCGGAACGATCCCGGAGCGATCGCGGTGACGTGCACGCCAAACGACGCGACCTCCTTACCCAGCGTCTCGAGTATCGCCTCGAGCGCGAACTTGCTACCGCAGTAGTAGGCGAGACCGGGAACCGTCATCAGCCCACCCATCGACGTGACCCCGAGGATGTGGCCCGCCCGACGCGACCGCATCCCCGGAAGCACGGCTTTGATGATCGCGACGGCGCCGAACACATTGACGTCGAACTGGCGGCGCAGGTCAGCCATGGGCGACTCCTCGAGCACGCCCTCGTGGCCGTAGCCCGCGTTGGCGATCAACACGTCGATGCGGCCCAGCGCCTTTTCGACCGCGGCGACGACCGTCGAAACCGCTTCATCGTCGGTCACATCGAGCAGAACGGCGCGGGCGCGGCCGTCTTCCGTCAAAGCTCCGAAGGCTGCCGCGTCGCGCTCGCTCCGCACCGTCCCAACGACGACATGGCCGGCAACCAGCGCCGCCTGCGCGAATGCCCTGCCGAAGCCCGAGCTGACCCCTGTAATCAAGAAGTTCTTCGTCATGTCCCACATACTCAACGTTAAGTTGATCAAAGTCAACACCGCGTTGATTTTGATCAACTCGCTACCCTTGTTTCATGTCGCCCTACGCCTACGACGAGAACGGTCGCCGCATCGTCGCGCCGTCGAAAGGCGAGCTCCGCGAGAAACAGATCCTCGACGAGGCCGAGAAGCAGCTCATCGACATCGGCCACGAAGCCATGACGGTAGAGTCGATCGCCACGGCCGCAGGCCTCACCCGTGGAGCCCTGTACTTCTACTTCCGGTCTAAGAACGACGTCATCGCCGCGCTCGTCCAGCGGATCACTGTCGAGCTGACGAGCGCCATTGCCACGCGGCGGGCGGCGTCGCCGACTTCTGCTCACGGAGGTCTGCTCAGCGCCATCGACCTGACTCGCGACCTGTGGTCCAGGCACGGTGCCGTTATGCGCACGGCCATCGAACTTTCTCCATCGGTTCCCTTCATCGACCACCTGTGGTCATCCGCTCGGGCTGAGACCATCCGCAGCCTCACGGAGATCACCGAGTCGGCCGCAATTGAGGCTTCGGCGTCGGAGCGGGCTTCTGTCGTGTCGGCTTTGGTAGCCATGACGGAGCGGGTGTTCTACGAAGCCATCCGCTCGAACTCCGATCTGGATGCCGCCGCAGAGGTCG contains the following coding sequences:
- a CDS encoding oxidoreductase, which produces MIKINAVLTLINLTLSMWDMTKNFLITGVSSGFGRAFAQAALVAGHVVVGTVRSERDAAAFGALTEDGRARAVLLDVTDDEAVSTVVAAVEKALGRIDVLIANAGYGHEGVLEESPMADLRRQFDVNVFGAVAIIKAVLPGMRSRRAGHILGVTSMGGLMTVPGLAYYCGSKFALEAILETLGKEVASFGVHVTAIAPGSFRTDWAGRSMVRTERSIADYDELMDPIRANREAANGNQLGDPAKAAAAVLTVIESTNPPAHLLLGSDALRLVSAGREAVAAEIDAWSELTRSTDLPDGAQIR
- a CDS encoding TIM-barrel domain-containing protein; the encoded protein is MSDAARTMRLLATARTVLHAAPRRAIVLAAGLVAALVVALLTAAPAHANTLNGVWHDPYGDDELYASQPTERSPRDPMAGENVTVRATTWPIASGQSVWVTWTVNGVAQTPRGASYDYNSGNNTYWKVDLGSFSRGDDVQYTVHADVNGGGQRDIGPFTFATTSWSTVTDVTDVIDNGTSVDIVTGDSAGDFTPKVRFAFPRPDGYDVQIAPTGSGLSLSGPTGYTLTDGASQVTIATSELVLKIDKSPYRLSVYKGDGTTLITRQYDPAQFRNIGWASDGSSTVTKIEDHYLTPAGERFEGFGERYDRLDHRGTDVHNYVYNQYQDQGATRRTYYSVPFFANSAGYGVHIPSTRYAIFNLATHRSDMAGFTVDTGGALDSTLTYQFFAGDQAAILDDYTAVTGRPLLPPKWAFGLWASANEWNTQAEVDAWLDQVDTSGIPHSVLVLEQWSDEATFYLWKDAQYTPTAGSSSLDYADLTFPAGGAWSDPKQMIQDAHDQNVKVILWQIPVLKENFSSNPSTAPQQHLNDKSYAEAQNFLVKDGAGEPYRIPTGQWFGDSTVPDFTSTAATSWWMSKRQYLLDDLGVDGFKTDGSEALFGRDLQVADGRRGDEMHNAYPNEYTRAYNDYVQAKTNGDGTIFSRAGTSGGQSQSIFWAGDQASTFGAFQEAVRAGQSAGQSGVPFWAWDLAGFTGSFPSSELYLRSTSQAAFSPIMQYHSEKADPSPSEARTPWNVQARTGDTSVVSTFAKFANVRMNLVPYLYTEADDSATTGVPMMRAMSLAFPGDAAAAAYDQQYLFGSQLLVAPITTQGQTTKDVYLPAGEWYDFWNGGRAIGDGVKQYYAGTDSIPVYAKAGAVVPLNLNDAYQLGGTIGNDVDTYDNLTFRIYPAESSTYDYFEDSADAHRAISVTADRVARTVSVSAPPLTTAATYQVSGTKPSGVTVAGSAVSEVASVSALASASTGWFWDSVQQLTYVKVGASTSTRAIVLSGVDKAAYEAEFAAHTAVSTNTDHPGYTGVGFVDGFSDSGDAVEFDVWAEANGTHQLRFRYGNGVTTSAVRTIRVDGTSVGTLTLPSTGSWDTWGTASIGAPLTPGRHTVRIEYASGGAGGINLDNLVLAR
- a CDS encoding TIM-barrel domain-containing protein, whose translation is MKTLTLRRRVASVAIAAVAAASLTAISGWADAEPAAAAPLGVQRAQFTSGSSYLVVEVLDDDLVHFELAGAGTAPGTTNPLFTTPQVAKTDYAGPNTYSRSGGTIQTAGLRLEVDTSTLCVTSTDITRTPDLVLQTTCPVDLTQAWKGLNITKSSMENAYGLGQQFFTGASADGDWVGRVRSPGGTYGNAMVYDAENGPVGNTQIPVLFAVGDDNANYGLFVDQLYKQEWNLTGDPWTMRTWGDQVRWYLMSGPDLPDLRQDYMELTGTPPVPPKKAFGLWVSEFGYDDWSELDSTLAGLRAADFPVDGAMLDVQWFGGVTADSDDTRMGTLDWDTSKFPNPAAKIASLKADGVGIIPIEESYVGKNLPEHADMAADGYLVRAGCSTCAPAYLTGNPWWGKGGMIDWTQPAAGAAWHDEQRQHLVDEGVMGHWLDLGEPEMYDANDWTAGVLPGKHAHADYHNAYNLLWAQSIADGYERNDETARPFLLSRAAAGGIQRFGTAMWSADIGSTMKALASQQNTQMHMSMSGIDYYGSDVGGFRREMLDANADELYTQWFADSAWFDTPLRPHTENLCNCLETTPDAIGDVASNRANLVRRYENAPYTYSLAHRANLYGEPVAPPLVYYYQNDDNVREMGHQKMLGRDLMVAIVAGSDERERDVYLPAGEWIDIHTNERIVSTGQWIADVPLWRNGVFTLPAYARAGAIIPQAFVDAETKDITGLRADTVVHDEQITTVYASDAASTFTLYEDDGASTAYESGAVRTTPISQSMSGGVATVTVGAASGTYAGAPSSRPTVVKLVTDGTQAASVTLGGSTLTEYANKAAFDAASSGWYNAGGSTVIAKAASSSVTSDKTFAFTLGEEAVWATFACEFATTTFGQSVYVVGNIPQLGNWSPASAIKLTPSAYPTWTGVIGDLPPSSAIEWKCIKRQEAGNPNTADAWEPGGNNVLNTPPYGSAGITTGAF
- a CDS encoding TetR/AcrR family transcriptional regulator → MSPYAYDENGRRIVAPSKGELREKQILDEAEKQLIDIGHEAMTVESIATAAGLTRGALYFYFRSKNDVIAALVQRITVELTSAIATRRAASPTSAHGGLLSAIDLTRDLWSRHGAVMRTAIELSPSVPFIDHLWSSARAETIRSLTEITESAAIEASASERASVVSALVAMTERVFYEAIRSNSDLDAAAEVVTMIWNRALPLPHQTA